The DNA window TAATCGTTACAAACATAATTTGCCTGTATAATCTTTTCAATATCATCATTCATCGAATTTGGCCCAAACATCGCAATAGTTTCATATTCAGGTATTTCTATACCTCGTTTCCTATCTTCACGTTTGCAGGCTATAAAGCAGTTGTAACAAGTTTTTTTCTTAATATCATAATTCTCTGCAATAAATTCCCCGGAAACTTTGTAAGCATTTTCAAAATGCACCTTTCTAAAATTATCAGTTGGCATTATCCTCATCGTGTTGATAAGATTAACAAGCGAAGGGGTGCCATAATACGCTAATCCTTTTGAGGCAACAGGCGACGCATTTAATAGTCTCATTGATTCTGATATATACTTCTTCATTTTTTCACTGTCAGATATACCAATCTCCTTATTTCCTCTGACAATAAATGCCTTCAATTTCTTTGAGCCCATCACAGCGCCAAGGCCACCCCTACCACATGCATGAGTATATTCACTCATTATCGAAGAGATAGGTATTAATTTCTCGCCTGCTTTTCCTATGCATGACACTTTAAATTTATCGCTAGATAAAACTGATGTAGATTCCTTAACGTTTTTACCCCAAATATGCGAGGCATCTTTTAAATCAACGTGACCATTATCAATCTCAATATAAACAGGTTTTTCTGAAGTGCCTTTTATAACGACAACATCATATCCTGCCATTCTTAGCTCTCTGCCAAAAAAGCCACCGGCACTAGAATCAAAAATAGTGCCTGTAAGTGGGGATTTGGAAACAACTATGTGTCTACCTGAAAGTGGAACAACAGTCCCAGTCAAAGGACCAGTTGCAAATATCAAAATGTTGTCATCTGAAAGAGGCTCTGTATGTGGAGAGAGCATATCAAAGAGCAGTTTGACCCCGACACCCCTACCACCAATAAATTTACTAGTTATTTCATTTTTTAGTTTTTTTTCCTCTATCTTTTGCGTATCTAGACTTATCTCAAGAAGTTTTTCTATATGGGGCAAATGGATCTCCATTTCAACTAAAATTATGTTACTTTAAGAAGTTTTCTTTTTTATAGTTTGCATTTTATTTAATATTAGTTAAGAATTTCGCAATAATAAAGCAAATGCATATAAAGACTTTTTAAAACAATCCGTTGAGTATGAATAATACACCAAACAATATGGGGTTTTCCCCATCAAACTCTACATTCAATGTTAGTATATCAAAAAACTTTGCCATACCAATGGCAGAGATAATCGGAGATAGGATAGTTTTTTTCAATAACGCACTCCTAAATATGACCGGTTTTTCAAGAGACGAGTTAGAAAATATTCCATTTTCAAAACTTCTATGTCCCAGCGGAAGAGAAAATATACTATTTGTCCTTAATTCAAAGACCAAAGAAAGCATATTCTCCTATAACACAACAGCTTCTGTCATAAATAAAAGCGGCGGCGACATATTCTGTGAAATTAAGTTTGATTTTCTAGACAGAGAGGGAACTAAAACAATAATAGCATCATTTAAAGAGATTGATCAATCAAAAGGAATCAATCTATCTCCCTTAATATCAGAAAAACTTGACTCTATTAAAAGGCTTTCAGCAAGTCTTTCTCATGAAATTAATAATCCCTTAAATGTAATTGTTAATTATTTGTACATAATTGAAAATACTCAAGATGCAGATAAGAGGAAACAATACATAAAGATTGTAAACTATGAAGTTGAAAGAATTGCCAGTATCCTGAACTGGCTTCTAGATTTCTCATCATATATGCACGGGAATATCTCTGCAATTGACGTTGACAGTGAAATAAAAAAAGCCATAGAATTAGTCCAAGATGATTTTACCTCAAAAAATATATCCATTTCATTCAACGA is part of the Methanofastidiosum sp. genome and encodes:
- a CDS encoding aldehyde ferredoxin oxidoreductase family protein; protein product: MEIHLPHIEKLLEISLDTQKIEEKKLKNEITSKFIGGRGVGVKLLFDMLSPHTEPLSDDNILIFATGPLTGTVVPLSGRHIVVSKSPLTGTIFDSSAGGFFGRELRMAGYDVVVIKGTSEKPVYIEIDNGHVDLKDASHIWGKNVKESTSVLSSDKFKVSCIGKAGEKLIPISSIMSEYTHACGRGGLGAVMGSKKLKAFIVRGNKEIGISDSEKMKKYISESMRLLNASPVASKGLAYYGTPSLVNLINTMRIMPTDNFRKVHFENAYKVSGEFIAENYDIKKKTCYNCFIACKREDRKRGIEIPEYETIAMFGPNSMNDDIEKIIQANYVCNDYGVDTISAGNAVSCYIELEGDKDIQKPLKEIVEGGPLSQGSFRYSKAKGREESSMSVKGLEIPGYDPRGVLGLALSYATSNRGACHLRAYMVGPEILGKPKLIDRLSFSGKSGLIQIFQNISASVHSLIMCQFSSFALSEEEYSNLLSASVGEVYTSEEFIKAGERIYNLERLFNLRENMSYAEDTLPERFFGNDGISKVEFNSVLDEYYTYRGWNNGIPTMERLESLDLKNEGKFLCGKK
- a CDS encoding PAS domain-containing sensor histidine kinase; translated protein: MNNTPNNMGFSPSNSTFNVSISKNFAIPMAEIIGDRIVFFNNALLNMTGFSRDELENIPFSKLLCPSGRENILFVLNSKTKESIFSYNTTASVINKSGGDIFCEIKFDFLDREGTKTIIASFKEIDQSKGINLSPLISEKLDSIKRLSASLSHEINNPLNVIVNYLYIIENTQDADKRKQYIKIVNYEVERIASILNWLLDFSSYMHGNISAIDVDSEIKKAIELVQDDFTSKNISISFNECGDCIVPFTEGQLQRAVMNLLLNAKDAVMNINRNGLVTIETTKDNDYIEIKVFDNGVGISPENLERIFDPFYTTKSFTNNRGIGLPMTHRIIESHGGKIYVDSTVNKGTIVKIYLPRRRIDGKG